gaggctgagtcaggagaattgcttgaatccaggaggcagagtttgcagtgagctgagatcacgaccctgcactccagcctgggcgacaaagagagatttcgttttccaaaaaaaaaaaagatcaaagacTGGAATTTCAAAGAAGCTGAGACAACAATCTTGAAGAAATACAACTCCTCACTTATCTAATGGATCAGAATCACTGGGAAACTTACCCTGGGAAATgtagaaatctgcatttttaaacaaccCCCGAGTTTGTACACTTGTCTTTGTTTAtctctgagatagggtcttgacccatcacccaggctggaatgcagtggtgcaatcacagctcactgcagcctcagcctcccaggctcaagtgatgctcccacctcagcctccctagtagctagaactacaggcacatgccaccatgcccagctaattttagctAGAACTAtagacatatgccaccatgcccagctaatttttgattttttttttttttttttttttgcagaaacagggtctcactatattgcccaggctggtctccaactcctgggctcaagggatcctcctgcctcagcctcccaaagtgctaggattacaggggtgaaccactacacctggccataTACTGTCATTTCAAGTGTAAGTGAGGAATAATGAAACAGAAAgggttaatttaaaattttctgggtGGTGAATCTTGAGCAAATTTCAATGAGGGGAGAAACATTAAGTAGTAGGGAGGAGTGAAGCAGTAAAGCCAAGACAAAGGAATGGTATATGTAAGAGAACTCAGTTTCAAAAGATGTTTCAGCATCCTAGGCATATATAAGTAACCATACCTGTACCAAATAAGCAGCTGAGGCACAGGAGATAGGCAAGACTGCCAACCAAAACTTCTTAGAAAAACACCAGGCTTTCATTGTTTAATTCTTCGCCCAGTTTCTAGGGGAAAGGCTTTCTATACAAGCCTCCAATGCAGTACAATACTAATTGACAGAGCAGAGGACCCAAACAACTGAAGCAAAGGAGGGTACTTTTGTTTTCAATAGATAACaaggatcttaaaaaaaaaaggaaaaggggctgAGCAAGGTGGCACTTTggaacttgagcccaggagttcgagaccagcctaggcaatatagtgagaccccgagtcttaggggaaaaaaaggaaaaaggttaAAAAGCCATCTTGTTTTTTGTACTGGATTATTACAAACATTTATAAACACAGAAGTTTCATATAAGGGAGGcttaggccaggtgtggcggctcacacctgtaatcccagcactttgggaggccaaggcgtgtggatcacctgatgtcaggagtacaagaccagcctggacaagacggtgaaaccctgtctctactaaaaatcctaaaaaaattagccagcatggtggcgggcgcctgtaatcccagctactccggaggctgaggcagagaattgcttgaacccgggaggcggaagttgcagtgagctgagactgcaccactgcacttcagcctgggcgacagagcaagactccgtcaggAAGCTTTCTTTCAGAACAGCTAACcaaaaaattatgcaaatttagagtgaaaaaatgtaaaacaagaaatttaaagcattacaagattaattttaatgtaaCTGGTCAGTttgcacatctgtaaaatgacagttTGAAACCAGGTGATTTCTAACATCCAGTCTGCTTCAAAGTCTAAAATTCTATGATACTCAAATTCCTTAAACTTTGAATTAAATAAACTAggtttaaaaactaaaatctaaGCTTATTCTGATAATTCAAACAACTCTGAAATGTTAGGATATCAATATCCCATAAACGACTCAGCAGTACCGTTTTCAGACTTCGTTAGTATGTGTCCAGAACAAATAAAGAGCAAAAATAGCTATTTTCTCTTACTTTGACTGCTAATACTAATAGCATACAAAATAGCTACTCACTGAGAAGGCATCATAAAAGGCTCTATTGTTACAGAATCCTAAAAGTCTCatgaaaataagagaaacatCATCAGCTAACATCATCAGGCcaaacacagctcactgaaaattttaaattcatacttagattaaatgaaaaattcgAGATATTTATCTATCACGCAAAACAGGTTAGCACTGCTTCACAATCTGAACATCACCGCACAGCTCCTTTggttaaacagaaaaaaacttcCCATGGTACTCTTTCCTCCTAATTCTGCCATTCTTACTATGCACAATGCGTATTTTCCATGTACTGTGAGAGAGATGCACTACACAGAATTATCCATGGGGATAAAATTTTATCTACACTGAAATTTAATGTGGGTTAAGTAAGCTTACCATAATGGAGTTTTACACAGAATGTGTATTTCTCAATGTAAAATGATTTTGTGAAGTAAAGGGGAAAAATAGAGGAAGTTTGTTTCCTTAGAGCCTCCATAATTACGcactttattcttaaaataaggGACTGGTCTGCAGGATTAACAAATCTTACAATTCAAAGACAGATAAACATCGGAACGACAAAAGaagtaagcaaaataaaaacgATTACCATTAAAAACTCTTCCCTTGGCAGTTTTCAgagagggttaaaaaaaaaaaaaaaaaaacctcttcctgATTGTCAGGCTGAACCTGCTGTCACATTTGCCATTTTTATAAACCCACCAGTCTGATCAAGAGCCCTATCTTTAAGAATAACTTCTAAACCATGAATTTTTAGAGTTAATGAGGTAATAATACTATAGTATTACAGTTGTAGCTCAACAACTGTTAAGATACTACAGATCAGTAATCCAGAAGATAATTAAACTTTATCAGCAAAGTAGCAACCACACCCCTTAAAAACAACTCACACTGTGCTCCGTTAACTTCCATAAAGGGAATTTCGCTGAAAATCGATTACTTCATTGCTTGAAACTAGCACGTTTGTTTTGGAATTACAGCAAGGTTTTGTAAACACTGTCTCACGGTAAAGCTAATGACTTTACCTCTTTCTGAAACAATCAGTTTCAGGGAAGGCACCATATATTACGGTGAAACTGGGTCTTAGTTTACATAGcgattaattattttaaaaattcacttccaCTGTGCATTGCAAGAATTAGCCGTTTTAAAAACTCAACCAAAGCCCAATGACAATATATTACTCTAGAAAAAGTGTGTCCTTTGGGTTCTAAGAAAGGCATTAAATGggaatttaatattaaaatataattcaatggCTAAGTCTCTAGTTTCCCCCAATCACTTAATTTTTCAAAACCCAGAAAGGGCCTGTTTGAGGGTATTGTGAAAACCTGTGGAAAGAGAGGCTTTGGAGGGGAACGGCCgaattaaaataaatgcagagaGCAAAGAGAACTCCGAGTTCTTTGAACTCCCCCAGGCTGAACAGGACGAGAGGGAACCTTACCTGCCAGCGGCCATAGGTGAGGAGGACCATAGAAATGGGGATGGCGGTGCCGGACATGGCATGAGTGGAGGGCATGCTGTACTCGGAGTTGTAGAAGACCTCTAACTTGACCACGGGCGGCGAGGCGGGCCGCGGCCAGCGGATGATGTCCTTGGTGCACTGGCCCAGGTACATGACCAGCACCCAGATGACCACGAGCCTCCGGCCCACCAGAGGGTCCAGGTTCCAGATCCAGAAGGGGAAGAACAGGATGTAGAAGAGTTCGTTGCCCAGCTCCGTGCCGAAGCAGAACAGGCAGTAGAGCGGCCAGTTGCTCACGCGGGCCAGCTGGCCCTCCTCGCCAGTCAGCGAGTTGCGGCGCAGGGCGCCCGCGCGCCGCGGCGAGGCCGGGCCCAGCTCGGCCGCCAGCCCGTTCCGCACGCCGTTGGGGGAGCCGACGCCGTCCGGCTTGGCGGGGCACTGATTGCGGTCGCTCCCGGGCGGCTGGGATCCTCCGGGCGCCCCCGGCGGCCGCCCTCGCAGTCGAGGGTCTCCGGCGAGGGGCGCCTCCGCCTTCTCATCCTCCCTTGGATCTGCTGAGCGGCGCGGCGGCGCTTCCACCCCGCACAGCCACTGAAAACGGGCCACTTTCTGCGGGTCCTGCAGACGGCCAACCAGCTGGGCCAGGCGCTGCCTCAGCGACATGGTAACAGAACCCCCGGAAAGGCTGGCCGGCCGCCGGCGCAGCCCCGAACTGTCCCCGCGCTCTCGGCCAGCAGCAGCGCTACCGGCACCGCGCTCTACCCGCCGGAGTGCGCCGGGTGACGGCGCCACAGGCCGCTGCGGCCGCCGCGCGCCCCCGCGCGCCCCTCCCTCTCCGCGCGCGCCCCGNNNNNNNNNNNNNNNNNNNNNNNNNNNNNNNNNNNNNNNNNNNNNNNNNNNNNNNNNNNNNNNNNNNNNNNNNNNNNNNNNNNNNNNNNNNNNNNNNNNNNNNNNNNNNNNNNNNNNNNNNNNNNNNNNNNNNNNNNNNNNNNN
The Theropithecus gelada isolate Dixy chromosome 7b, Tgel_1.0, whole genome shotgun sequence DNA segment above includes these coding regions:
- the SGPP1 gene encoding sphingosine-1-phosphate phosphatase 1, which encodes MSLRQRLAQLVGRLQDPQKVARFQWLCGVEAPPRRSADPREDEKAEAPLAGDPRLRGRPPGAPGGSQPPGSDRNQCPAKPDGVGSPNGVRNGLAAELGPASPRRAGALRRNSLTGEEGQLARVSNWPLYCLFCFGTELGNELFYILFFPFWIWNLDPLVGRRLVVIWVLVMYLGQCTKDIIRWPRPASPPVVKLEVFYNSEYSMPSTHAMSGTAIPISMVLLTYGRWQYPLIYGLILIPCWCSLVCLSRIYMGMHSILDIIAGFLYTILILAVFYPFVDLIDNFNQTHKYAPLIIIGLHLALGIFSFTLDTWSTSRGDTAEILGSGAGIACGSHVTYNMGLVLDPSLDILPLAGPPITMTLFGKAILRILIGMVFVLIVRDVMKKITIPLACKIFNIPCDDIRKARQHMEVELPYRYITYGMVGFSITFFVPYIFFFIGIS